The following proteins are encoded in a genomic region of Synechococcus sp. CBW1002:
- the hypE gene encoding hydrogenase expression/formation protein HypE: MEENARIRLAHGGGGTLMQQLIDQELRRLYADPQQLLHDAASLTLPPGQLAFTTDSYVVQPLEFPGGDIGSLAITGTANDLAMAGARPLHLSVALILEEGLPLSLLRRVVGSMVAASRACGLTIVTGDTKVVERGKADGLFINTSGIGVVEAPQAIHPSRIAAGDQLLVSGDLGRHGVAILAARHGLQLDPPVLSDCAPLWPLVQQLLQRGVGIHCLRDLTRGGLASALQELALAAGLTLQIEEERLPVIEPVARCCDLLGFEPLHLANEGRFLAVVPAEHMDRVVPLLEAWGGGWIGSVLPERGEAPVLLRTAYGSSRVLRPLSGELLPRIC, from the coding sequence ATGGAGGAGAACGCCCGGATCCGGCTGGCCCATGGGGGTGGCGGCACCCTGATGCAGCAGCTGATCGACCAGGAGCTGCGGCGCCTCTACGCTGATCCGCAGCAGCTGCTGCACGACGCCGCCAGCCTGACCCTTCCCCCGGGGCAGCTCGCCTTCACCACCGACAGCTACGTGGTGCAGCCGCTGGAGTTTCCCGGCGGCGACATCGGCTCCCTGGCGATCACCGGCACCGCCAACGACCTCGCCATGGCGGGGGCCCGTCCGCTGCACCTGAGCGTGGCGTTGATTCTGGAAGAGGGGCTGCCACTGAGCCTGTTGCGCCGTGTCGTGGGCTCGATGGTGGCCGCCTCCCGCGCCTGCGGCCTCACGATCGTGACCGGCGACACCAAGGTGGTGGAGCGGGGTAAGGCGGACGGCCTGTTCATCAACACCAGCGGCATCGGCGTGGTGGAGGCGCCGCAGGCAATCCATCCCTCCCGGATTGCCGCCGGGGATCAGCTGCTGGTCAGTGGGGATCTGGGCCGGCACGGGGTGGCGATCCTCGCCGCCCGCCATGGGCTGCAGCTCGATCCTCCGGTGCTGAGCGACTGCGCTCCCCTCTGGCCGTTGGTGCAGCAGCTGCTGCAGCGGGGTGTGGGGATCCACTGCCTGCGGGATCTCACCCGCGGTGGTCTGGCCAGCGCCCTGCAGGAGCTGGCGCTGGCGGCCGGGCTGACGCTGCAGATCGAGGAGGAGCGGCTCCCGGTGATCGAGCCGGTGGCCCGCTGCTGCGACCTGCTGGGCTTCGAGCCCCTGCACCTGGCCAATGAGGGACGCTTCCTGGCCGTGGTGCCAGCTGAGCACATGGATCGGGTGGTACCCCTGCTGGAGGCCTGGGGCGGCGGCTGGATCGGCTCGGTACTGCCCGAGCGGGGGGAGGCCCCGGTGCTGCTGCGTACCGCCTACGGCAGCAGCCGCGTGCTCAGACCGCTGAGCGGAGAACTGCTACCCAGAATCTGCTGA
- the petC gene encoding cytochrome b6-f complex iron-sulfur subunit, protein MTQMPASDVPGMGRRQFMNLLTFGSLTGVALGALYPVVNYFIPPRAAGSGGGTTAKDELGNTVTATGWLDTHKEGDRSLVQGLKGDPTYLIVEGADAIGSYGINAICTHLGCVVPWNSGANKFMCPCHGSQYDATGKVVRGPAPLSLALANVSVENDTVFLSQWTDTDFRTGEKPWWV, encoded by the coding sequence ATGACCCAGATGCCTGCGAGCGATGTGCCCGGAATGGGTCGTCGGCAGTTCATGAACCTGCTCACCTTCGGTTCGCTCACCGGGGTGGCTCTCGGGGCTCTCTATCCGGTGGTGAACTATTTCATCCCTCCCCGGGCCGCTGGCAGTGGTGGCGGCACCACGGCCAAGGATGAGCTCGGCAACACCGTGACGGCCACGGGCTGGCTGGACACCCACAAGGAGGGAGATCGAAGCCTGGTGCAAGGCCTCAAGGGCGATCCCACATATCTGATCGTTGAAGGTGCCGACGCGATCGGCAGCTACGGCATCAACGCGATCTGCACCCACCTCGGCTGCGTGGTGCCCTGGAACAGCGGCGCCAATAAGTTCATGTGCCCCTGCCACGGCAGCCAGTACGACGCCACCGGCAAGGTGGTGCGCGGTCCGGCGCCCCTGTCCCTGGCCCTGGCGAACGTGTCGGTCGAGAACGACACCGTGTTCCTCAGCCAGTGGACCGACACCGATTTCCGCACGGGTGAGAAGCCCTGGTGGGTCTGA
- the tatC gene encoding twin-arginine translocase subunit TatC, translated as MADSGAETGSVDGADAFPGEVEMTLMEHLDELRNRVLRSLLAVAIAAAGCLVVVRPLVRLLEVPAQGIRFLQLAPGEFLFVSLKVAGYAGLSLALPYVLYEILGFVLPGLTRRERQLVAPAVAGSAVLFVAGLAFAWWALVPAALRFLVNYGADVVEPLWSIERYLDFVLLLMVATALAFQLPVLQLLLGALGLIRAKVMLAGWRWVLLVAAIAGAVLTPSTDPFTMLLLSGAITALYLVGVALVALAERVRPAAPAATG; from the coding sequence ATGGCCGACAGCGGTGCTGAGACCGGGTCTGTTGACGGGGCTGATGCCTTTCCAGGGGAAGTGGAGATGACCCTGATGGAGCATCTCGACGAGCTGCGCAACCGCGTTCTGCGCAGCCTGCTGGCGGTGGCGATTGCGGCGGCGGGCTGCCTGGTGGTGGTGCGTCCGTTGGTCAGGTTGCTGGAGGTTCCGGCGCAGGGCATCCGCTTCCTGCAGCTGGCGCCGGGAGAGTTTCTGTTCGTCTCCCTGAAGGTGGCGGGCTACGCCGGCCTCAGCCTGGCCCTTCCCTATGTGCTCTACGAGATTCTCGGGTTCGTGCTGCCTGGCCTGACCCGGCGGGAACGGCAACTGGTGGCCCCGGCGGTGGCGGGATCGGCGGTCTTGTTCGTCGCCGGTCTCGCCTTTGCCTGGTGGGCCCTGGTGCCAGCCGCACTGCGCTTCCTGGTGAACTACGGCGCGGATGTGGTCGAGCCGCTCTGGTCGATCGAGCGCTATCTGGACTTTGTCCTGTTGCTGATGGTGGCCACAGCCCTGGCCTTCCAGTTGCCGGTGCTGCAGCTGCTGCTGGGCGCCCTCGGCCTGATCCGGGCCAAGGTGATGCTGGCGGGCTGGCGCTGGGTGCTGCTGGTCGCGGCCATTGCCGGAGCCGTGCTGACGCCGTCCACGGATCCGTTCACAATGCTGCTGCTCAGCGGCGCGATCACAGCCCTCTACCTGGTCGGTGTGGCCCTGGTGGCCCTGGCTGAGCGGGTGCGGCCTGCCGCTCCGGCTGCAACTGGCTGA
- the petA gene encoding cytochrome f, with translation MRRLVSLLLGSVLACGVLVSAAAPSWAYPFWAQQNYASPREATGKLVCANCHLAKKATRIEVPQAVMPDTVFKAVVEIPYDTAVQQVSGDGSPAGLNVGAVVMLPDGFTLAPQDRLTEELKEETAGIYYTQYSDDQPNILLVGPLPGDQHQEIVFPILSPDPAADSSIHFGKYSIHVGGNRGRGQVYPTGEKSNNTVYTASVAGQVSAITPADGGGTVVEITTADGTTVSDTVPAGPSLIVAVGDAVEAGAPISNDPNVGGFGQIDTEIVLQDPVRIYGLLAFFASVALAQIMLVLKKRQIEKVQAAEGV, from the coding sequence ATGCGCCGCCTCGTTTCTCTTCTGCTCGGCTCTGTCCTGGCCTGCGGTGTGCTCGTCAGCGCCGCAGCCCCCAGCTGGGCCTATCCCTTCTGGGCCCAGCAGAACTACGCCAGCCCCCGCGAAGCCACGGGCAAGCTGGTCTGTGCCAACTGCCATCTCGCCAAGAAGGCCACCCGGATTGAGGTGCCTCAGGCGGTGATGCCGGACACCGTCTTCAAGGCGGTGGTCGAGATCCCGTACGACACTGCAGTGCAGCAGGTCTCCGGTGATGGCAGCCCCGCCGGGCTCAACGTGGGTGCCGTGGTGATGCTGCCGGATGGTTTCACTCTGGCGCCTCAGGATCGTCTGACCGAGGAACTGAAGGAAGAAACGGCCGGCATTTACTACACCCAGTACAGCGACGACCAGCCCAACATCCTGCTGGTGGGTCCATTGCCTGGTGATCAGCATCAGGAGATCGTCTTCCCGATCCTCTCGCCCGATCCTGCTGCTGACAGCAGCATTCACTTCGGCAAGTATTCGATCCACGTGGGTGGCAATCGCGGTCGCGGCCAGGTCTATCCCACCGGTGAGAAGTCGAACAACACGGTCTATACGGCCTCCGTGGCTGGCCAGGTGAGCGCCATCACCCCGGCCGATGGTGGCGGCACTGTGGTGGAGATCACCACCGCCGATGGCACCACCGTGAGCGACACCGTGCCCGCCGGCCCCAGCCTGATCGTGGCGGTGGGTGATGCGGTCGAAGCTGGTGCCCCGATCTCCAACGACCCGAATGTGGGCGGCTTCGGTCAGATCGATACCGAGATCGTGCTGCAGGATCCCGTGCGCATCTATGGCCTGCTCGCCTTCTTCGCCTCAGTGGCCCTGGCCCAGATCATGCTGGTGCTGAAGAAGCGCCAGATTGAGAAGGTGCAGGCCGCCGAAGGCGTCTGA
- the cobM gene encoding precorrin-4 C(11)-methyltransferase: MSEHPVWIVGAGPGAPDLLTLRAARLLEQADVLVWTDSLVNPQIAALAPATCERIRTSTLTLEEVMEVVLDRARQGRRVVRLHDGDPCLYGALAEQICRLADADIGVEVVPGLSAYQATASALQSELTIPGLVQTIVLSRAGGRTGVPERESLERLAALRASLCLYLSARHVEEVQAELLRHYPADTPVAIGYRVSWPDQWLTVVPLERMAAVSREKELIRTTLYVVSPALKAPAEARSKLYSASHNHLFRGGA, encoded by the coding sequence ATGAGTGAACATCCGGTGTGGATCGTCGGTGCCGGACCCGGTGCCCCTGATCTGCTCACCCTGCGGGCGGCCCGGCTGCTCGAGCAGGCCGACGTGCTGGTCTGGACCGATTCCCTGGTCAATCCCCAGATCGCGGCCCTGGCCCCCGCGACCTGCGAACGGATCCGGACCAGCACCCTCACGCTTGAAGAGGTGATGGAGGTGGTGCTCGATCGAGCCCGCCAGGGCCGACGGGTGGTTCGCCTCCACGATGGTGATCCCTGCCTCTATGGGGCCCTGGCCGAACAGATCTGTCGCCTCGCCGACGCCGACATCGGTGTGGAGGTGGTGCCTGGCCTCAGTGCCTACCAGGCCACTGCTTCGGCTCTTCAGAGCGAACTCACGATTCCGGGCCTGGTTCAGACGATCGTGCTCAGCCGCGCCGGTGGGCGCACGGGGGTGCCGGAGCGCGAGAGCCTGGAACGGCTCGCAGCACTGCGGGCCTCCCTCTGCCTTTATCTGAGTGCTCGCCATGTGGAGGAGGTGCAGGCGGAGCTGTTGCGCCACTATCCGGCCGACACCCCCGTGGCGATCGGCTATCGGGTGAGCTGGCCGGATCAGTGGCTCACGGTGGTGCCCCTGGAGCGCATGGCGGCCGTGAGCCGGGAGAAGGAGCTGATCCGCACCACCCTCTATGTGGTGAGTCCGGCCCTCAAGGCACCGGCCGAAGCGCGTTCGAAGCTCTATTCCGCCAGCCACAACCACCTGTTCCGCGGCGGCGCCTGA
- the lgt gene encoding prolipoprotein diacylglyceryl transferase, with the protein MFTSPGPLVFQLGPFALRWYGLLIALAVLVGLLLSSRLARRRGIDPSLVADLLPLLVLGAVLGARLYYVSLEWRQFQDNPLEALAIWRGGIAIHGALIGGVLTTILFCRWRALPFWSLLDVLVPSVALGQAIGRWGNFFNSEAFGLPTDLPWKLYIPLAHRPVEFLERTGFHPTFLYESIWNLGVCALLLLLFRSGSRGRIALPAGALSCIYLMAYSSGRIWIEGLRLDPLCLFSQPPFCSGGLRMAQLMSLLLIALGGLGLWWLYGRHRSLPDPSGVSSQP; encoded by the coding sequence CTGTTCACGTCTCCTGGGCCCCTGGTCTTCCAGCTGGGCCCTTTTGCGCTGCGCTGGTATGGCCTGCTGATCGCCCTGGCGGTGCTGGTGGGCCTGCTGCTCTCCAGCCGGCTGGCCCGCAGACGCGGCATTGATCCCAGCCTCGTGGCCGACCTGCTGCCCCTGCTCGTGCTCGGGGCGGTGCTGGGGGCCCGCCTCTATTACGTGAGCCTGGAGTGGCGCCAGTTTCAGGACAACCCCCTGGAAGCCCTGGCGATCTGGCGTGGCGGCATCGCCATCCACGGTGCCCTGATCGGCGGTGTTCTCACCACGATCCTCTTCTGCCGCTGGCGGGCGCTGCCTTTCTGGAGCCTGCTCGATGTGCTGGTGCCTTCGGTGGCCCTGGGCCAGGCGATCGGACGCTGGGGCAACTTCTTCAATTCCGAAGCCTTCGGCCTGCCCACCGACCTTCCCTGGAAGCTCTACATCCCCCTGGCCCATCGTCCGGTGGAATTTCTGGAGCGCACCGGCTTTCATCCCACCTTTCTCTATGAATCCATCTGGAATCTGGGGGTCTGTGCGCTGCTGCTCCTGCTCTTCCGCAGCGGCAGCCGCGGTCGCATCGCCCTCCCGGCTGGCGCCCTGAGCTGCATCTACCTGATGGCCTACAGCAGCGGCCGCATCTGGATCGAAGGGCTGCGCCTCGATCCGCTCTGCCTGTTCTCTCAGCCCCCCTTCTGCAGCGGTGGTCTGCGCATGGCCCAGCTGATGAGCCTGCTGCTGATCGCTCTGGGCGGCCTCGGCCTCTGGTGGCTCTACGGTCGCCACAGATCCCTGCCCGATCCTTCCGGCGTGTCGTCCCAGCCATGA
- a CDS encoding DUF3067 family protein, with amino-acid sequence MSESGAAGRQGPLSVEEVVGILRRRWQASYDLQLVQRRGRLYLQVMWAYLEQQSFPLSAEEYADRIEELVGALNGMGVAEQVRSWLSSTGDRPRLGKAMHLALELPPARASEFLL; translated from the coding sequence GTGTCCGAATCCGGCGCCGCCGGCCGCCAAGGCCCCCTCTCCGTTGAGGAAGTGGTGGGGATTCTGCGGCGCCGCTGGCAAGCCTCCTACGACCTCCAACTGGTGCAGCGACGCGGCCGTCTCTACCTGCAGGTGATGTGGGCCTATCTCGAGCAGCAGTCGTTTCCGCTCAGCGCCGAGGAGTATGCCGATCGGATCGAGGAGCTGGTGGGCGCCCTGAACGGCATGGGAGTGGCCGAGCAGGTTCGCAGCTGGCTCAGCAGCACCGGCGATCGCCCCCGCCTCGGCAAGGCGATGCATCTGGCCCTGGAACTCCCGCCCGCACGGGCCAGCGAATTCCTGCTCTGA
- the hypD gene encoding hydrogenase formation protein HypD, giving the protein MERLAAQLAATATRPWTLMEVCGGQTHAIVRWGLDQLLPEGIRLIHGPGCPVCVTPAATLDAALDLARQPEVILCSYGDMLRVPGSRSGDDLLGVRAAGGDVRLLTSPLQAIALAQSHPDRLVVFLAVGFETTAPATALLARQATALKLANLALLPAHVRVVPAMEAILNGPDNQVQGFLAAGHVGAVMGTAELQGLVQRQGVSVVISGFEPVELMAGILRCVQLLEAGESAVANAYGRVVLEGGNPEAQQLIEAVFEVVDQPWRGLGVIPAGGLALRPAYAALEVGHHRPQLLEQPQPSAAQQPQESQEPQHPPVCIAGQILRGVRRPCDCPAFGSSCTPEHPLGAPMVSSEGACAAYHRYRPN; this is encoded by the coding sequence GTGGAGCGCCTGGCCGCGCAACTGGCGGCCACAGCGACCCGGCCCTGGACCCTGATGGAAGTGTGCGGCGGCCAGACCCACGCCATCGTGCGCTGGGGCCTGGATCAGTTGCTGCCCGAAGGGATCCGCCTGATCCACGGTCCGGGCTGCCCGGTCTGTGTCACCCCCGCGGCCACCCTGGATGCGGCCCTGGATCTGGCGCGCCAGCCGGAGGTGATCCTCTGCTCCTACGGAGACATGCTGCGCGTTCCCGGCAGCCGCAGTGGTGATGATCTGCTGGGTGTGCGGGCCGCCGGCGGTGACGTGCGCCTGCTCACCAGCCCCCTGCAGGCCATCGCTCTGGCCCAGTCCCATCCCGATCGACTGGTGGTGTTTCTGGCGGTGGGGTTCGAGACCACCGCCCCGGCCACGGCCCTGCTGGCGCGCCAGGCCACGGCCCTGAAGCTGGCCAATCTGGCCCTGCTGCCGGCCCATGTGCGTGTGGTTCCGGCCATGGAGGCGATCCTGAACGGCCCCGACAACCAGGTGCAGGGCTTTCTGGCGGCGGGCCACGTGGGGGCGGTGATGGGCACGGCGGAGCTGCAGGGGCTGGTGCAGCGACAGGGAGTGTCGGTGGTGATCAGCGGTTTTGAACCCGTAGAGCTGATGGCCGGCATCCTGCGCTGCGTCCAGCTGCTGGAGGCCGGCGAGAGCGCCGTGGCCAACGCCTACGGGCGAGTGGTGCTGGAGGGGGGCAATCCCGAGGCCCAGCAGCTGATCGAGGCGGTGTTTGAGGTGGTGGATCAGCCCTGGCGCGGCCTGGGGGTGATCCCGGCCGGCGGACTGGCCCTGCGCCCGGCCTATGCCGCCCTGGAGGTGGGCCATCACCGGCCGCAGCTGCTCGAGCAGCCCCAGCCTTCGGCGGCGCAGCAGCCGCAGGAGTCGCAGGAGCCGCAGCACCCACCGGTCTGCATCGCCGGCCAGATCCTGCGCGGGGTGCGGCGCCCCTGCGACTGCCCTGCCTTCGGCAGCAGCTGCACCCCGGAACATCCCCTGGGTGCCCCGATGGTGTCGAGTGAAGGGGCCTGCGCCGCCTACCACCGCTACCGCCCCAACTGA
- a CDS encoding FAD-dependent oxidoreductase: MVIGDHGGQALIEQPAAMVGTGQQGAAHTDVLIVGGGVCGTALLFELARYTDLNHVTLVERYGRLAQVNSRATNNSQTIHCGDIETNYTLEKAVRVKRTAEMIVHYADLLDPATRERCVFRTPKMVLGVGEQECSFLRERFERFAPHFPAMEWLEKEQIAEWEPQVARVNGQLRPEPLGAIGIRRTYTAVDYEALSESFVQQAQQAVSGSDRRLDLRLGTTVEAIEPEGEGFRVRLRVTPGAGAASASARQVADPEVVQEIVARHVVVNAGAHSLLMAQRMGYGLEYSCLPVAGSFYFTPDLLRGKVYTVQNDKLPFAAIHGDPDVRAPGKTRFGPTALLLPLLERYKPASFWEFLQVLRLDWAVLAVFWQLLKITDIRNYILKNLLFEVPWLRRRLFLADARKIVPGMQLQDLSFAEGYGGVRPQLINKQERRLMLGEARLEPIPGLVFNVTPSPGGTCCLGNAAIDLEAIVARLGCGCVRNQLAQELYGEATAGVAELAPQQPIAS; the protein is encoded by the coding sequence GTGGTGATCGGCGACCATGGAGGCCAGGCACTGATCGAACAACCGGCAGCAATGGTGGGAACGGGTCAGCAGGGGGCAGCGCACACGGATGTGCTGATCGTGGGCGGTGGTGTGTGCGGCACGGCGCTGCTGTTCGAGCTGGCCCGCTACACCGATCTCAACCACGTGACCCTGGTGGAGCGCTATGGCCGCCTGGCCCAGGTGAATTCGCGCGCCACCAACAACAGCCAGACCATCCACTGCGGTGACATCGAGACCAACTACACCCTCGAGAAGGCTGTGCGGGTGAAGCGCACGGCCGAGATGATCGTTCACTACGCCGACCTGCTGGATCCGGCCACGCGCGAGCGCTGCGTCTTCCGCACCCCGAAGATGGTGCTTGGCGTGGGGGAGCAGGAATGCTCTTTTCTGAGGGAGCGGTTCGAGCGTTTTGCGCCCCATTTCCCGGCCATGGAATGGCTGGAGAAGGAGCAGATCGCTGAATGGGAGCCCCAGGTGGCCCGGGTGAACGGCCAGCTCAGGCCTGAGCCCCTGGGGGCGATCGGCATTCGCCGCACCTACACGGCGGTGGATTACGAGGCGCTCTCCGAGTCGTTTGTGCAGCAGGCTCAGCAGGCGGTCAGCGGCAGCGACCGCCGCCTCGATCTCCGCCTGGGCACCACGGTGGAGGCGATCGAGCCGGAGGGGGAGGGCTTCCGGGTTCGGCTGCGGGTCACGCCTGGGGCCGGAGCAGCCTCAGCATCGGCACGCCAGGTGGCGGATCCAGAGGTGGTGCAGGAGATCGTGGCCCGGCATGTGGTGGTGAATGCCGGGGCCCACAGCCTGCTGATGGCGCAACGCATGGGCTACGGGCTCGAGTACTCCTGTCTGCCGGTGGCCGGCAGCTTTTACTTCACGCCGGATCTGTTGCGCGGCAAGGTCTACACCGTGCAGAACGACAAACTGCCCTTCGCCGCCATCCACGGCGACCCGGACGTGCGGGCACCCGGCAAGACCCGGTTCGGCCCCACGGCCCTGCTGCTGCCCCTGCTGGAGCGCTACAAGCCCGCCTCCTTCTGGGAGTTCCTGCAGGTGCTGCGGCTCGACTGGGCGGTGCTGGCCGTGTTCTGGCAGCTGCTGAAGATCACCGATATCCGCAACTACATCCTCAAGAACCTGCTCTTCGAAGTGCCCTGGCTGCGGCGGCGCCTGTTCCTGGCCGATGCCCGCAAGATCGTGCCGGGCATGCAGCTGCAGGATCTCAGCTTCGCCGAGGGCTACGGCGGCGTCAGACCCCAGCTGATCAACAAGCAGGAGCGCCGCCTGATGCTCGGTGAGGCGCGGCTCGAACCGATCCCCGGGCTTGTGTTCAACGTGACGCCCTCACCGGGTGGCACCTGCTGCCTCGGCAATGCCGCCATCGACCTCGAAGCGATCGTGGCGCGGCTGGGTTGCGGCTGTGTCCGCAACCAACTGGCCCAGGAGTTGTATGGCGAAGCCACCGCAGGAGTTGCCGAGCTCGCCCCCCAGCAGCCGATCGCCAGCTGA